Within the Glycine soja cultivar W05 chromosome 3, ASM419377v2, whole genome shotgun sequence genome, the region aaacaaggtaaagatagataaaatatatttttttccgtgtatatcttttgaataaaaataacatgtacTTTCCTGATAACTTTctgtagtattattttttttattaaaaaaatatctattttaaataaatttttgaatttctCCGTTATGATGATCACTCCATAAATAATaagatttcaaaaatattttaaagtgatTATAGAGATCTTGATTCTCTGACATGATTAAGTTATTATATACGTGGATAAGGGTGAAATAGCTACAAAAGTATTTTGTTGTCAAAGCAgttactatttttgtttttcacgtGTATCTAccattaaaaacaattttttaaagcaaaaaagaGCCGGCAtgcattattttatcattttgttttgtcataacaattttcttctaaatatttaacacaactatatatttaaaacttaaaattaaaattattaattaattataataattttacgtGAATTGATTCAGTTAATGATGACTATTTTACCATAATAACAATTGTAATAAATGTCAAGTAGATATATTATGgataaaaagtgaaaaagatatacaaagataaaagttagaagttaacattttaaaatttgttaattcaaGTAgtgttacaaaaatattaaaagttattaaaaaaattatcactggacactcaaataaatttttcagccagtaaaaatgttaaaaattaattcaaatattcattCAAACATATCCTTAGTATGATTGACACGAAAAaggaaagataaaataaaaaatccaagaaaataagaaagaaaggaagaatTCTAAAgtaaatattctaaaattaaaaaaaaaaaaaactgagtgGCGCCTTATGATAAGTAAATTGTCGAATTTATGGGCTTGAATGGGGGTGACTGCGGTTTCAACATATTCATTCGTTATGGCTTGGCAGCAaggttacattaattattaatctgcGAATTGGACGCACTCCATCCCTCACTGCTATACTCATCCTCTCCGCGTAGACTTGCATGGCCGTGCtgtactcttcttcttcttcctttcttcttttgtaTTCCCCCCtgatcaaaaatatatatttaattatagattCTTCATAATCGCCTTCAAATGctaattaatgtaaattttgatcattttttaacacattttaaaaatgattttcgctggattatttaaaataaatcttgaATTAAAGCAGCTTTAATCTTTATTTAGGTAgccttttgtatttgataataaattttatttcaagttgtttttataataaaaaatttaaatataaattatatctcactttcaaattaattttattgacatTCATCTAAACTCACACTATAGACAAATTAAATTTACATCATTAATAACCCATGTTTTGATATTGCTGCACGttgaaatgataatttattttatttatgacgCTCTCTTGatcatttcaattaaattcGAATTTCACATCGtccaaatacattttatttgaaTCATTGCAAAGAAAGACAAATCCCTATATGCTGTGGTATTTACCTGTGGTTCAAAATTGTATACATGAAAATACCTCGGAGAGACATTTCCACGTacgaaaaacatatatataaagttgAAGGAAAATGTTGGAGCATACCATTGCGTTTGTTTAGCTCCAAAACAAAACCCAAGGAAAGCTgcacaattttctttttctcctttttttaaaCTGTCcagaaacgaaaaaaaaaatagaacgaGACTTGTCTTCTTTCTTTAGTTTTTTGCttccatattttgttttcttgatcaTTCTCTGTGCACGCATATCTAGAATATATATCTTCCTCTGTACAAGACAATATCATATTCCACAATATCCACCCTTCAATGAGACTGCATTAACGAACAAGCTACAGCCTGAGCCCAGTGTCTCAACTTGGTCTTTACATGTTCAGGGTCGTCCCCTACATACATATTCAGCGAGCAAATTATTGCAACAACGCAAAATTTTAAGCACTCATGCACACAGATATCAACGAATTGATCACTACGATGCACACAGATAGCATATATAGGATATGGTATATGCAAGATACAtatcaaaatatgtataaaaactcataaaacataataaatatataattataattctgtaaattcaaattaagaacatatctttttagaaattattacatataaaataaaaatcattgttatcatcaaataatcAGTTTCTATATAGTATCTATAAatcagttttttatttatttttcatcaaaggtatttcttttaagtttctaatttctaatatattagattttcataacattttttaaaagcttAAACACTTCATAAATacattgggggggggggggttgagaTATTCAAGATTATTTCGTATCAGATACAAATACTAATGCATGAAGCAAATTTAAAGTATAactattttcacaaaaaaaaataaaatgaaagtacAATTGCTTCAAAGATTGATTCGAATCAATAGTTGTGAAATCGGCTGCAGGAATGACATGCATACATTATGAAATGAAATTATGGTAAATAATTCaagaataataacaaaattagcTAGCAAAAGGagccatgcatgcatgcatatttattttttatttcttataagaaattacattaaagaaaattttattccagttaaacaacattattattataattataagtaaCGAAATCTTTCTTCCAATTCAAAATCATCTATTAAACGTGAATCATgaatgtgtatatatatgttcATACCCGGGCTACAAATCTTCCAAGAATCAGAATCAGGCGGCGGTGCACTACTGACGGGGCTCCCAAAGGAAGAAGAGGGGCGGCTATGAGGGGTGGAGACCGATGACAGCTGGCGGTTCACGGCGAAATAGAGGTCGAGAGCCGGCAAGGTGTTGCACAGTTTCTGGCCGTTTTCCTCGTTGAATCCGAACCCTAATTCTATGCACCCTTTAAGCTCGTGAAGATCATCGTCCGTGACATTATCGTGAAAACTGTTCCTCCTAGTCCTCGTCCTCGTCCTCGTCTTCCCCTCTTGTCGCCTCTTTCTCTCCCATGCAATGTCTCGCGGCGCCTCAAACATCGATTGCTGCTTCGACAAACAACGCTTCCTTTTCTTCAATGCCAAATGTTGCAACTCTGTTTCTACCTGCTGGAACTGCACTTGTCGCTCTACTTctcccatatatatatacatatgtagTATATACGCAAAAGGcgctatttaatttacttttttgttttgttgaagatgaatgaatgaataatttAGCTATATAGGAATGTGTGGGCGGTGGTTGCGGCGGAGGCGGCCAAGAAAGAGAGAGGGTGGCTACCTCGCGCGCCCTGAATGATTGATTAATGTGAAACGGTGGAGAGTGTCTTCGATGAAATTAATGAATGGTCAAAGTGGAAAATGGAGGGAGCTAAATAGGAACTATTAAAGGGGGTTTGAATTTGGTGATTGGTATTCCACCACCCATTTCTATCTCACAACTTTAATTATAGGGGAAATTCAAGGTTAGGAATATTTTCTAGACTCTACCTACATGCATTTGGATAAAACTGCATTTCtaaatgagaattttttttaagttattttttatcatatttaaatttatatataattctattctaatgataagaaattttaaaaattttatatttatacttttttattttcatttaattttggtgttattatgtattaaataaatattatttttaattttaaaaataatttctttcagaaaatataaattttattttcaaaaaactctctttatcatataaatttcttccaatataaaagaaaccgttaaaaacaattttttttt harbors:
- the LOC114407706 gene encoding uncharacterized protein LOC114407706 — protein: MYIYMGEVERQVQFQQVETELQHLALKKRKRCLSKQQSMFEAPRDIAWERKRRQEGKTRTRTRTRRNSFHDNVTDDDLHELKGCIELGFGFNEENGQKLCNTLPALDLYFAVNRQLSSVSTPHSRPSSSFGSPVSSAPPPDSDSWKICSPGDDPEHVKTKLRHWAQAVACSLMQSH